From Chionomys nivalis chromosome 21, mChiNiv1.1, whole genome shotgun sequence, a single genomic window includes:
- the Nrn1l gene encoding neuritin-like protein isoform X2: MMCCCCRCRWQPLPCALTLLLLLPPLVFVPSLAVASEGPNRCDTIYQGFAECLIRLGDSMGRGGELQTVCRSWNDFHACASRVLSGCPEEAAAVWESLQREARRAPHPDNLHILCGSPVSVREMVAGPETNQETLRATAPALAPAPAPALLAAALALACLLGPLA, from the exons ATGAtgtgctgctgctgccgctgccgctGGCAGCCGCTACCCTGTGCCCTGacgctgttgctgttgctgccgCCACTCG TCTTTGTACCCTCTCTAGCTGTGGCCTCTGAGGGCCCAAACCGCTGTGATACTATATACCAAGGCTTTGCTGAGTGTCTCATCCGCCTGGGGGATAGCATGGGCCGTGGAGGCGAGCTACAGACTGTCTGCAG ATCCTGGAATGACTTCCATGCTTGTGCTTCTCGGGTCCTGTCCGGCTGCCCAGAGGAAGCCGCTGCAGTGTGGGAGTCACTGCAGCGAGAAGCTCGCCGTGCCCCCCACCCAGATAACTTGCACATCCTCTGTGGCTCTCCTGTGAGCGTTCGGGAAATGGTTGCTGGCCCAGAGACCAACCAGGAGACACTACGGGCCACAGCTCCTGCACtcgctccagccccagcccctgcatTGCTTGCTGCTGCTCTGGCACTTGCCTGCCTCCTGGGGCCTCTGGCCTAA
- the Nrn1l gene encoding neuritin-like protein isoform X1: MMCCCCRCRWQPLPCALTLLLLLPPLAVASEGPNRCDTIYQGFAECLIRLGDSMGRGGELQTVCRSWNDFHACASRVLSGCPEEAAAVWESLQREARRAPHPDNLHILCGSPVSVREMVAGPETNQETLRATAPALAPAPAPALLAAALALACLLGPLA; encoded by the exons ATGAtgtgctgctgctgccgctgccgctGGCAGCCGCTACCCTGTGCCCTGacgctgttgctgttgctgccgCCACTCG CTGTGGCCTCTGAGGGCCCAAACCGCTGTGATACTATATACCAAGGCTTTGCTGAGTGTCTCATCCGCCTGGGGGATAGCATGGGCCGTGGAGGCGAGCTACAGACTGTCTGCAG ATCCTGGAATGACTTCCATGCTTGTGCTTCTCGGGTCCTGTCCGGCTGCCCAGAGGAAGCCGCTGCAGTGTGGGAGTCACTGCAGCGAGAAGCTCGCCGTGCCCCCCACCCAGATAACTTGCACATCCTCTGTGGCTCTCCTGTGAGCGTTCGGGAAATGGTTGCTGGCCCAGAGACCAACCAGGAGACACTACGGGCCACAGCTCCTGCACtcgctccagccccagcccctgcatTGCTTGCTGCTGCTCTGGCACTTGCCTGCCTCCTGGGGCCTCTGGCCTAA